In Numidum massiliense, a single genomic region encodes these proteins:
- the ggt gene encoding gamma-glutamyltransferase, giving the protein MKRRLRMVFIAWLTLLTINACSFSFKGSISQVFAAEDGSVHGERGRSRANVSDGANGARSEQVATGDEGMVVTAHPAASRVGADILKKGGNAVDAAVAVQFALNVAEPMMSGIGGGFMMVYNVHDQNIRIINSREKAPGGATPDMFLDDQGKIIPFPVRSTSGKAVGVPGTLKGVERALEEWGTMSLAELIEPAVQLADQGVEVNRILADAIADHADKLRRTAAKDVFLPNGEPLAEGDLLVQKDLAKTFKLIQEEGTDVFYEGAIGAAIAETVQQFGGAMELEDLSRYEVKEEVPLWGSYRGYDIATMPPPSSGGVTLLQMLQLLEPFNMRQYDVRATEKYHLVTEAMHLAYADRGAYIGDPTFVDVPVEGMLHPDYIAERHKLIDLNRANDDVQPGDPWHYQEGTRRAIVPQLDDRPLGETTHFTVADRWGNLVVYTTTIEQLFGTGIMVPEYGIILNNELTDFDARPGGPNEVQPYKRPMSSMTPTIVFANGQGRDAKHKQPLMTVGSPGGATIIASVLQVTLHVLDFDMGLKDAIEEQRIYSNNYPQIRWEEGIPDAVRQEMVQLGHEWEPRATAIGNVQSIMINRAGTRYLGAADSSREGSAIGLGKANIIKK; this is encoded by the coding sequence ATGAAGCGACGCTTACGGATGGTGTTCATCGCGTGGTTGACGTTACTGACAATAAACGCTTGCAGTTTCTCATTTAAGGGCAGTATCTCGCAAGTTTTCGCGGCAGAGGACGGGAGTGTGCACGGCGAACGCGGCCGCAGCAGGGCGAACGTGAGTGACGGCGCGAACGGCGCACGGTCCGAACAAGTGGCGACAGGTGACGAAGGAATGGTTGTGACCGCACACCCAGCGGCGTCGCGGGTCGGCGCTGACATTTTAAAAAAGGGTGGTAACGCGGTCGATGCTGCGGTGGCCGTCCAATTCGCCTTGAACGTCGCGGAACCGATGATGTCAGGGATCGGCGGCGGGTTCATGATGGTCTACAATGTGCACGACCAAAATATACGTATCATTAACAGCCGTGAAAAAGCGCCTGGCGGGGCGACGCCGGACATGTTTTTAGACGACCAAGGGAAAATTATTCCGTTTCCTGTACGTTCGACAAGTGGCAAGGCAGTCGGCGTCCCGGGCACGCTCAAAGGCGTGGAGCGCGCGCTCGAAGAGTGGGGCACGATGTCGCTTGCTGAGCTGATTGAACCGGCGGTGCAATTAGCTGACCAAGGGGTAGAAGTAAACAGGATATTGGCGGACGCGATTGCCGACCACGCCGATAAACTGCGGCGGACGGCGGCGAAAGACGTCTTCTTGCCTAACGGGGAACCGCTTGCCGAAGGTGACCTCCTCGTACAAAAAGATTTAGCAAAAACGTTTAAACTCATCCAAGAGGAAGGGACGGACGTTTTTTACGAAGGGGCAATCGGCGCCGCAATCGCAGAGACTGTGCAGCAGTTTGGTGGCGCGATGGAGCTGGAAGACCTTAGTCGTTACGAAGTGAAGGAAGAAGTGCCGCTGTGGGGTTCGTATCGCGGCTACGACATTGCGACGATGCCGCCGCCAAGTTCTGGGGGCGTAACGCTTTTACAAATGCTGCAGTTACTTGAGCCGTTTAATATGCGCCAGTACGACGTGCGCGCGACGGAAAAATACCACCTCGTCACCGAAGCGATGCATCTCGCCTACGCCGACCGCGGTGCGTACATCGGCGATCCGACCTTCGTCGATGTACCCGTTGAAGGGATGCTCCATCCGGACTACATTGCCGAACGGCACAAACTGATCGACTTGAATCGTGCGAACGACGACGTACAGCCGGGCGACCCGTGGCACTATCAAGAAGGAACACGGCGCGCAATTGTTCCCCAGTTGGACGACCGCCCGCTCGGGGAGACGACTCACTTCACCGTCGCCGACCGCTGGGGCAACCTCGTCGTCTATACGACGACGATCGAGCAGTTGTTCGGAACGGGGATCATGGTCCCGGAGTACGGTATTATTCTCAACAACGAGCTAACCGACTTCGACGCGCGTCCCGGTGGCCCGAATGAGGTTCAACCGTACAAGCGCCCGATGAGCAGCATGACGCCGACGATCGTCTTTGCGAACGGGCAAGGGCGGGATGCCAAGCATAAACAGCCGCTCATGACGGTCGGCTCGCCGGGCGGAGCGACGATTATTGCCTCCGTGTTACAAGTGACGCTTCATGTGCTCGACTTCGACATGGGACTAAAGGATGCGATTGAGGAACAGCGCATTTACAGTAACAACTACCCGCAAATTCGCTGGGAAGAGGGCATTCCTGACGCTGTGAGGCAGGAGATGGTACAGCTTGGCCACGAGTGGGAACCGCGTGCAACTGCGATCGGCAACGTGCAAAGCATTATGATCAATCGCGCGGGCACGCGTTATCTCGGCGCAGCAGATTCATCGCGTGAGGGGAGTGCTATTGGCCTCGGGAAAGCGAATATCATTAAGAAGTAA
- a CDS encoding TAXI family TRAP transporter solute-binding subunit yields the protein MKRIISTALLALILVVGAVGCSSSDGDGGGNGGGGSASDPDAIQIATGGTSGVYYPLGGGMANIFSEKMDIKASAQTTGASVENMQLLSKGSVQVAFTQNDILEYAVNGGEEKVLKEKLDKIQAVGALYPEIIQLVVLADSDIQSIQDLKGKKVSVGAAGSGNEANSRQILEAAGLSYDDIKPEFKSYGDSADAFKDGGIDAMFVTSGIPNSAVQDIAVTKGVRVLGLDDDIIKKIKDKYPFYIDSAIPDGSYEGQKGEVKTVAVLASLAVNSDLSEDFVYNLTKSLFENLEELEKTNAKASEIELKKALEGITVPVHPGAEKYYKEKGIEK from the coding sequence TTGAAGCGGATCATTAGTACGGCATTACTCGCTCTCATTTTAGTTGTAGGGGCTGTTGGCTGCTCTTCTTCCGACGGCGACGGTGGCGGCAATGGTGGCGGGGGCTCTGCGTCCGACCCCGATGCGATTCAAATCGCGACTGGTGGGACGAGCGGGGTTTATTACCCACTAGGTGGTGGGATGGCCAATATTTTCTCGGAAAAGATGGACATTAAAGCAAGTGCGCAGACGACAGGTGCTTCAGTTGAGAACATGCAACTGTTATCGAAAGGGTCTGTACAAGTCGCCTTTACACAAAATGACATCTTAGAATACGCGGTAAACGGCGGCGAAGAAAAAGTTTTAAAAGAGAAGCTCGATAAAATTCAAGCAGTCGGTGCGTTGTATCCGGAGATTATCCAACTCGTCGTACTCGCCGACAGTGACATTCAATCGATTCAAGACTTGAAGGGCAAAAAAGTGTCGGTCGGGGCGGCTGGCAGCGGCAACGAAGCGAACAGTCGACAAATTCTCGAGGCCGCGGGGCTCTCTTACGACGATATCAAGCCGGAATTTAAGTCTTACGGCGATTCGGCCGACGCCTTTAAAGACGGGGGCATCGACGCGATGTTTGTCACCTCCGGCATTCCGAACTCGGCAGTACAAGATATCGCCGTGACGAAAGGCGTGCGCGTACTCGGCTTAGACGATGACATCATTAAAAAAATAAAAGACAAGTACCCGTTCTACATCGATTCGGCCATTCCCGACGGCTCGTACGAAGGACAGAAAGGTGAAGTGAAGACAGTCGCCGTGCTTGCATCGCTCGCGGTTAACAGTGATTTAAGTGAAGACTTCGTGTACAACTTGACGAAATCGCTGTTTGAAAACTTAGAGGAGCTGGAGAAGACGAACGCTAAAGCTTCGGAAATTGAGCTAAAGAAGGCCCTCGAGGGCATTACTGTTCCCGTCCACCCAGGCGCTGAGAAATACTACAAAGAAAAAGGGATCGAAAAATAA
- a CDS encoding DUF1850 domain-containing protein: MIAVSRQRKRKKWLWHCAALALLTIATVAAFWPYSTVLVISANETGDTLWQRDVSVGDTFAIRFTHSVARTDVDDVIKVGDGKLVVDATIYESFGAGLPDSVHGEETIALEDGKVMIRHLGRALPQIDLFIGQVVANHRLVFSDEVIPFARFSPPGTSVRLSLEQQNFVTFIGRCLRGR; encoded by the coding sequence ATGATCGCTGTCAGTAGGCAACGCAAGCGGAAAAAGTGGCTGTGGCACTGTGCGGCTCTCGCTCTGCTTACCATCGCCACAGTGGCGGCTTTTTGGCCATACAGTACGGTGTTAGTCATTTCAGCGAACGAGACGGGAGACACGCTGTGGCAGCGGGACGTATCCGTCGGCGATACGTTTGCGATTCGCTTCACCCACTCGGTCGCGCGGACGGACGTAGACGACGTCATTAAAGTAGGGGATGGCAAACTCGTCGTCGACGCGACGATTTACGAGTCGTTCGGAGCTGGTTTGCCCGACAGCGTGCACGGGGAAGAGACAATCGCCTTGGAGGACGGGAAAGTTATGATTCGCCACTTAGGGCGCGCACTGCCGCAGATCGACCTGTTTATAGGACAAGTCGTCGCCAACCACCGACTCGTCTTCAGTGACGAGGTCATTCCGTTTGCTCGCTTTAGTCCGCCCGGAACATCCGTGCGCCTATCGCTTGAACAACAAAATTTTGTCACTTTTATCGGGAGGTGTTTGCGTGGCAGATAA
- a CDS encoding TRAP transporter permease: protein MADNGKTDNISEEEIQKLREQYDPEAAGDSLQGVMKWIVFTLTVAFSLFHLYAAHSGGFASEIQRSIHLGFALVLIFLVHPFAKRKKKGGQVPPWDTAVSYSLAGVGGFIGLYWVLNFSDLMSRAGAYTATDLTVAVLAIVLVLEATRRAVGIPITIIVSLFLLYALAGQYMPGFLGFSGVEIDRLASHMFFTTEGILGTPLGVSSTFIFMFLLYGAMLDKTGVGNYFNDLALVVAGRFSGGPAKVAVFSSALQGTISGSSVGNVVTTGSYTIPLMKKLGYRKEFAGAVEAAASTGGQLMPPVMGAAAFIMAEFTRIPYWDIVIAASIPAVLYFTGIIIMTHYEAKRLGLRGMTKEELPNPLDVLKRAYLLLPIVVMIYLLATGYTPMFAALYGIYTAAAIGFLQELIKHVKQDGFLKGIGGAIVATIKLFIEALASGGRTAMSVAIACGAAGMIVGVVTLTGLGLKFGTGIVTLAGGSVALALILTMVSSLLLGMGIPTTANYIITSTVAAPVLIQMGFPLLAAHMFVFYFGIVADITPPVALAAFAASGISRGDPLKTGVQSTRLAIAAFMIPYIFVFSPQMLLIDTTWSEAALVFVSSTIGMLGVGAGMIGYWQKKLHPLLRLVTIVGGVLIVVPEWKSSLGGLAILVAVWCYQRWIQKVDSDSGAPVTLSQ, encoded by the coding sequence GTGGCAGATAACGGAAAGACAGACAATATATCGGAAGAAGAGATTCAGAAACTGCGCGAGCAGTACGATCCAGAAGCCGCCGGCGATTCGCTGCAGGGCGTCATGAAATGGATCGTTTTTACCCTAACTGTCGCTTTTTCACTGTTTCATCTATACGCTGCACACAGCGGGGGCTTTGCCTCGGAAATTCAGCGCTCCATTCACCTCGGGTTTGCGCTCGTACTCATTTTCCTCGTCCACCCCTTTGCAAAAAGGAAGAAAAAGGGCGGTCAAGTACCGCCGTGGGATACGGCCGTTTCATACAGCCTCGCGGGTGTCGGCGGTTTTATCGGCTTGTACTGGGTCTTAAACTTTTCTGACCTCATGTCGCGCGCGGGTGCATATACAGCCACGGACTTGACCGTCGCCGTGTTGGCGATCGTCCTCGTGCTAGAAGCGACACGTCGCGCAGTCGGCATTCCGATTACGATTATCGTTTCACTCTTTTTACTGTACGCTCTCGCTGGACAGTACATGCCTGGATTTTTAGGTTTTTCTGGCGTAGAAATCGATCGGCTCGCCTCGCACATGTTTTTTACGACTGAAGGTATTTTAGGTACGCCGCTCGGTGTATCGTCGACCTTTATTTTTATGTTTTTACTGTACGGGGCGATGCTAGACAAAACGGGAGTCGGCAATTACTTCAACGACTTAGCGCTCGTCGTCGCCGGACGCTTCAGCGGTGGACCGGCAAAAGTTGCCGTATTTTCCAGTGCACTGCAAGGGACGATTAGCGGAAGCTCTGTCGGAAACGTCGTGACGACCGGTTCCTATACCATCCCGTTAATGAAGAAACTCGGCTACCGCAAAGAATTTGCCGGCGCGGTGGAAGCGGCGGCGTCGACGGGCGGGCAGCTCATGCCTCCCGTCATGGGTGCGGCGGCGTTTATTATGGCCGAGTTTACACGCATTCCGTACTGGGATATCGTCATTGCAGCTTCGATTCCTGCCGTGTTGTACTTTACGGGCATTATTATTATGACCCACTACGAAGCGAAGCGACTCGGTCTGCGCGGAATGACGAAGGAAGAGTTGCCCAACCCGCTCGACGTGTTGAAGCGCGCTTACTTGCTCTTGCCGATCGTTGTCATGATTTATTTGTTGGCGACAGGCTATACGCCGATGTTCGCAGCGCTGTACGGCATTTATACGGCAGCGGCGATCGGATTCTTGCAAGAGTTGATTAAGCACGTCAAACAGGATGGCTTCCTCAAAGGAATCGGCGGGGCGATCGTTGCGACGATTAAGTTGTTCATCGAAGCTCTCGCCTCTGGTGGCCGGACAGCGATGTCTGTCGCCATCGCCTGTGGGGCGGCGGGAATGATCGTCGGGGTCGTCACGTTGACGGGGCTCGGCTTGAAGTTCGGTACGGGTATCGTTACGCTCGCTGGTGGCAGTGTCGCCTTGGCACTCATTTTGACGATGGTGTCGAGCCTGCTCCTCGGGATGGGGATCCCGACGACGGCGAACTACATTATTACGTCGACAGTTGCCGCACCGGTGCTCATTCAGATGGGTTTTCCGTTGCTCGCTGCGCACATGTTCGTCTTCTACTTCGGCATTGTCGCCGATATTACGCCGCCGGTAGCGTTGGCCGCGTTCGCCGCTTCGGGCATTAGCCGCGGCGATCCCTTAAAGACGGGTGTACAGTCCACGCGATTAGCGATCGCTGCGTTTATGATTCCGTACATTTTCGTCTTTTCGCCGCAAATGCTGTTAATCGACACGACGTGGTCCGAGGCAGCGCTCGTCTTCGTCAGTTCGACGATCGGCATGCTCGGTGTCGGCGCCGGTATGATCGGTTACTGGCAAAAGAAATTGCACCCGCTCCTACGCCTCGTGACGATTGTGGGCGGCGTCTTGATCGTCGTCCCGGAATGGAAATCGTCACTCGGCGGGTTAGCGATCTTAGTCGCCGTTTGGTGTTACCAGCGGTGGATACAAAAAGTAGATAGCGACAGCGGCGCTCCAGTGACTCTCAGTCAGTAA
- a CDS encoding DUF47 domain-containing protein, whose translation MIFSAKKDVFLEMLSSIAENVKESAHFFVDFTIRNENDLKQFAKTMKEFETKGDTFVHDIIVTLNKTFITSLEREDILALAIAMDDILDGMEQFSSRLEIYNITQIDDIMVQFSEKILASTAEVAKSTKLLDRKQLMDIRPHVIKINDIESECDTLLRDGLKNLFATEKDPIKIIQYKELYETLEGISDSCEDAADTLETIIMRNV comes from the coding sequence ATGATTTTTTCCGCGAAAAAGGACGTATTTTTGGAGATGCTTTCATCAATTGCCGAAAATGTAAAGGAATCGGCACATTTTTTTGTGGATTTCACGATTCGAAATGAAAACGATCTGAAGCAATTCGCAAAGACGATGAAGGAGTTTGAAACGAAAGGGGATACGTTCGTCCACGACATTATTGTGACGTTGAATAAAACGTTTATTACTTCCCTCGAACGGGAAGATATTTTAGCGCTGGCGATCGCCATGGACGATATTCTCGACGGGATGGAGCAGTTTTCGTCGCGCCTAGAAATATACAACATTACGCAAATCGACGACATTATGGTTCAATTCAGCGAGAAAATTCTCGCGAGCACGGCCGAAGTCGCAAAATCGACGAAGCTGCTCGACCGGAAACAGTTGATGGACATCCGCCCGCACGTCATAAAAATAAACGATATTGAATCGGAATGTGATACGTTACTGCGCGACGGTCTAAAGAACTTGTTCGCGACGGAAAAAGACCCGATTAAAATTATCCAATACAAAGAGTTGTACGAGACGCTCGAGGGTATTTCTGACAGCTGCGAAGACGCCGCCGACACCTTAGAGACAATCATTATGAGAAACGTGTAA
- a CDS encoding inorganic phosphate transporter yields the protein MDTTLLLIVLIVVFALAFDFINGFHDTANAIATSVSTRALHPRVAVILAAVMNFAGALTFTGVAQTVTEDIVDPFTISNGMVVVLAALISAIFWNLLTWYFGIPSSSSHALIGSVAGAAIASAGVDAIHFKGFLKIIESLVFSPFIALFLGFIMMRGIGYVFRNFDLVNTNRKFRYCQIFTAALQSFSHGTNDAQKVMGIITIALIVGGYHTTADIPLWVRVAAALAMGIGTSVGGWKIIKTVGGKITKLKPVNGVAADLTSAIIIFGFTALKLPVSTTHVISSAIMGVGAAKRVRGVKWGVAGRIVVTWIITLPMSALIAGLTYWLLSTFVF from the coding sequence ATGGATACAACGTTACTACTTATCGTTTTAATCGTCGTTTTTGCGCTCGCCTTTGATTTCATTAACGGTTTTCACGACACGGCGAACGCCATAGCGACGTCTGTTTCGACCCGGGCGCTTCATCCGCGCGTCGCAGTCATATTAGCTGCTGTCATGAACTTTGCCGGCGCACTGACGTTTACGGGTGTGGCGCAAACGGTCACGGAAGACATTGTCGACCCTTTTACGATTAGTAACGGCATGGTCGTCGTACTGGCCGCGTTAATTTCTGCGATCTTTTGGAACTTGCTCACGTGGTATTTCGGTATCCCGAGTAGTTCCTCGCACGCGCTCATCGGTTCGGTCGCCGGGGCGGCCATTGCTTCGGCTGGTGTCGATGCGATCCATTTCAAAGGTTTTTTGAAAATTATTGAATCTCTTGTTTTTTCACCGTTCATTGCGTTATTTCTCGGCTTTATCATGATGCGCGGCATCGGTTATGTTTTCAGAAATTTCGACCTGGTAAATACGAATCGCAAGTTCCGTTACTGTCAAATATTTACTGCTGCCTTGCAGTCGTTTTCCCATGGGACGAACGACGCCCAAAAAGTGATGGGTATTATTACGATTGCCTTAATCGTCGGCGGTTATCATACGACTGCTGACATTCCGCTGTGGGTACGAGTAGCCGCCGCTCTCGCCATGGGCATAGGGACGTCGGTCGGCGGATGGAAAATTATCAAAACAGTTGGTGGAAAAATTACGAAGTTGAAGCCAGTCAACGGGGTGGCCGCCGATTTAACGTCTGCCATCATTATTTTTGGCTTTACAGCGCTCAAGCTACCAGTTAGTACGACGCACGTCATTTCTTCTGCGATTATGGGGGTCGGCGCGGCCAAGCGGGTGCGCGGCGTGAAGTGGGGCGTCGCCGGACGCATTGTCGTGACGTGGATTATCACCCTCCCTATGTCGGCGCTCATTGCAGGGCTCACATATTGGCTGTTGTCGACTTTCGTGTTCTGA
- a CDS encoding transglycosylase domain-containing protein, with the protein MNDTTHSVANRKALKGRKKKRDLKQPEQKPGRKKKRRFIKWAALVIIASIFLVMVGCSAVILAGNYVVDEEKLAMPQTSVFLDKKGKEFGQQGEEDREYVNISDTPEYLGQAFIAVEDKRFMDHFGVDPKGVMRAVWIDIKSGSLAEGASTITMQLARNVFLTQDKDFSRKFKEMLIAINLEQNYTKDQILEMYMNQIYFGHGKYGVETAAQWFFGKTVRTDGKQPTITLSEAAMLAGVPNGPEIFSPKKNLDNAIKRRNLVLAQMADAGFITKEEKEQAMAEKVTLASDKKGGNKYEAYLDVVRKEAKERYGLDEDELNRGGYRIYTNLNRQAQKAAEKAYKNDELFPPNGEHGKVESGMTMMNVKTGEIVAVAGGRKYEVGNFNRATARVQPGSTMKPLASYGPALEYNGMTPYDIVDDTPIEKDGKPYPQNYNNGAYSGKEYMIDALKKSDNAAAVRLLHDVVGVKNGYKFASNLGLKIDEKFNNDEAYSLTLGGNEVSTLEMAQAYSAFANKGVMVEGHAIDKIERSDGSGVSVDDPQVKEVMSAQTAYYMTTMLQAVVNEGTGIAAQIPGREVAGKTGTTDSEARLWFVGYTPQYVTALYFGRDEDTTYPVGGDSSGPARLFSIIMAEALEGMPAESFTKPDNVKKVVKPVELRKVTDLRASYDAESGQVSLSWTANDNRVSYEIYRSEGSGSASKIGDTSGGSYTDSSIDVPKAGGLFGAKEKTYHYYLVPVNPDSGEKGDKSNSATVVVTPLEDKQEEEPDEDEKKDTPEEEKPDEQEEPGDVEQPGDDQGDQGEDEQPGDEQPPGDDGDDGDDGDGGDGGDGGDGGDKEQPPVDVKPPGQKQPPVRQKPPGQSQQPGANSQGNKQIDGE; encoded by the coding sequence ATGAACGATACGACGCATTCCGTAGCGAATCGGAAAGCATTGAAAGGGCGAAAAAAGAAACGCGATCTTAAACAACCGGAGCAAAAACCGGGTCGCAAAAAAAAGCGGCGCTTTATAAAATGGGCAGCACTCGTCATTATCGCTTCCATTTTTTTAGTGATGGTCGGGTGTTCTGCGGTCATTTTAGCTGGTAACTACGTCGTCGACGAGGAGAAGCTCGCCATGCCGCAAACATCGGTATTTCTCGACAAAAAAGGGAAAGAGTTTGGGCAGCAAGGGGAAGAAGACCGCGAATACGTCAATATATCTGACACGCCGGAATACCTCGGGCAAGCGTTTATCGCTGTAGAGGACAAGCGGTTTATGGATCACTTCGGGGTCGACCCAAAAGGCGTCATGCGTGCCGTTTGGATCGACATTAAGAGTGGGAGTCTCGCCGAAGGGGCGAGTACGATTACGATGCAATTAGCGCGTAACGTCTTTTTAACGCAGGACAAAGATTTTAGTCGCAAATTCAAAGAGATGCTGATCGCGATTAATTTGGAGCAAAATTACACGAAGGATCAAATACTGGAAATGTACATGAACCAAATATATTTTGGGCATGGAAAGTACGGCGTGGAGACAGCTGCGCAATGGTTTTTCGGAAAGACGGTGCGGACGGACGGCAAGCAACCGACCATCACGCTCAGTGAAGCGGCGATGTTAGCCGGTGTGCCGAACGGGCCGGAAATATTTTCACCGAAGAAAAACTTAGACAACGCGATCAAGCGGCGCAACCTCGTCTTAGCACAGATGGCAGATGCCGGCTTTATAACAAAGGAAGAAAAAGAACAAGCGATGGCAGAAAAAGTGACACTCGCTTCCGACAAAAAAGGCGGCAACAAATACGAGGCATACCTCGATGTCGTGCGCAAGGAAGCAAAAGAGCGGTACGGATTGGACGAGGATGAACTGAACCGCGGCGGCTATCGCATTTATACGAACTTAAACCGTCAAGCGCAAAAAGCGGCCGAAAAAGCTTACAAAAACGACGAATTATTCCCGCCTAACGGCGAACACGGTAAGGTCGAGAGCGGGATGACGATGATGAATGTGAAGACGGGGGAGATCGTCGCTGTCGCCGGGGGCCGCAAATACGAAGTGGGAAACTTCAACCGCGCCACTGCTCGCGTGCAACCGGGATCGACGATGAAGCCGCTCGCTTCGTACGGGCCGGCGCTCGAATATAACGGGATGACGCCGTACGATATTGTAGACGACACGCCGATCGAGAAAGACGGGAAGCCGTACCCGCAAAACTACAATAACGGTGCGTACAGCGGTAAAGAATATATGATCGACGCGCTGAAAAAGTCGGATAACGCTGCCGCCGTACGCTTGTTACACGACGTCGTCGGGGTGAAAAACGGCTATAAGTTTGCCTCGAACTTGGGCTTAAAAATTGACGAAAAGTTTAACAACGATGAAGCGTACAGTTTGACGCTCGGCGGCAACGAAGTGTCGACGCTAGAAATGGCACAAGCGTACAGCGCCTTCGCCAATAAAGGGGTGATGGTCGAAGGACACGCCATCGATAAAATCGAACGGTCCGACGGTTCCGGAGTCTCAGTTGACGACCCGCAAGTGAAAGAAGTGATGAGTGCGCAGACAGCGTACTACATGACGACGATGCTACAGGCGGTCGTCAACGAAGGGACGGGGATCGCCGCCCAAATTCCCGGACGGGAAGTCGCCGGTAAAACAGGAACGACCGACTCGGAAGCGCGCCTCTGGTTCGTCGGCTACACGCCGCAGTATGTCACCGCCCTTTACTTTGGGCGCGACGAGGACACGACCTATCCCGTTGGTGGGGATAGCAGCGGGCCTGCGCGTCTCTTTTCGATCATTATGGCCGAGGCGTTAGAAGGGATGCCTGCCGAAAGCTTTACTAAACCGGACAACGTGAAGAAAGTCGTGAAGCCGGTCGAGTTGCGCAAAGTAACTGACTTACGAGCGAGTTACGATGCCGAGAGCGGACAAGTGTCCCTTAGCTGGACGGCGAACGACAACCGGGTCAGCTATGAAATATACCGCTCGGAAGGTAGTGGCAGCGCGAGCAAGATCGGCGATACGAGTGGCGGTAGCTATACGGACAGCAGCATCGACGTCCCGAAAGCGGGCGGACTGTTTGGCGCCAAAGAGAAGACGTACCACTACTATCTCGTGCCGGTAAACCCGGACAGTGGGGAAAAAGGCGATAAATCGAATTCTGCGACGGTCGTCGTTACACCGCTAGAGGACAAGCAGGAAGAGGAGCCAGACGAGGACGAGAAGAAGGACACTCCTGAGGAAGAAAAACCGGATGAGCAGGAAGAACCCGGGGATGTCGAGCAGCCAGGCGACGATCAAGGTGACCAAGGAGAAGACGAACAACCTGGGGACGAGCAGCCGCCGGGCGATGATGGCGATGATGGCGACGATGGCGACGGCGGTGACGGCGGTGACGGCGGTGATGGGGGCGACAAGGAGCAGCCTCCTGTTGACGTCAAACCGCCCGGACAGAAGCAGCCGCCGGTCAGGCAAAAACCACCGGGTCAAAGTCAACAACCCGGAGCCAATAGTCAAGGAAATAAACAAATCGACGGCGAGTAA
- a CDS encoding ABC transporter substrate-binding protein: protein MKRAALFACVWLTVMLGGCTFGQAESQVATTESTGGGTVRVWIAGEQFPLKAFQAFTEATGIAVQPQFGDERDFVRQVLQHKGQPQADLFWSDNALDLAVLAGRGAFEAYRSPHAAKIPSTAKDSDGLWYGLTERRLALLYKPAKLSDDKVPKTLDQLEQFAHKGKIGVPAPSSSLWTSAGAAIVPVQGEFGMQSFFSGLKEWNVYFAKEDPPGAALVLEEKVPLLLSTSEQALRHMSKQRKDAKHTKDAALRIQPLVADNGEPLNVTTGIGILRGTEKKKEAEQFIDFMLREQNRSDLATARMHEALASTGPASRLHPDEMVQLSPLIAHYLAVSFPDAP from the coding sequence GTGAAGAGAGCAGCACTGTTTGCTTGTGTATGGCTAACGGTCATGTTAGGCGGTTGTACGTTTGGACAAGCCGAATCCCAAGTAGCGACAACCGAAAGTACGGGCGGTGGTACCGTGCGCGTATGGATTGCGGGCGAACAATTTCCCCTCAAGGCGTTCCAAGCGTTTACCGAGGCGACGGGCATCGCGGTGCAACCCCAATTTGGCGACGAACGCGACTTTGTGCGTCAAGTGCTACAACATAAAGGGCAACCACAGGCCGATCTGTTTTGGAGCGACAATGCGCTCGACTTAGCCGTCTTGGCCGGGCGCGGCGCTTTTGAGGCATATCGCTCGCCCCATGCGGCAAAAATCCCGAGTACAGCGAAAGACAGTGACGGATTGTGGTACGGACTAACCGAGCGACGGCTCGCATTATTATATAAGCCGGCGAAACTTTCCGATGACAAGGTGCCAAAGACGCTTGATCAACTCGAGCAGTTTGCACATAAAGGTAAGATTGGCGTGCCCGCACCTTCTTCGTCACTTTGGACGAGCGCAGGTGCGGCGATCGTCCCAGTCCAAGGTGAGTTTGGGATGCAAAGTTTTTTTAGCGGGCTCAAAGAATGGAACGTTTATTTCGCCAAGGAAGACCCGCCGGGCGCGGCACTCGTGTTGGAGGAAAAAGTACCGTTACTGTTGTCGACGAGTGAACAGGCGTTGCGCCACATGAGCAAACAGCGGAAAGACGCGAAACATACAAAAGACGCGGCACTTCGCATACAGCCGCTCGTTGCCGACAACGGCGAGCCGCTCAACGTTACGACTGGGATCGGTATATTGAGGGGCACAGAAAAGAAAAAGGAAGCAGAGCAATTCATCGATTTTATGCTGCGTGAACAAAATCGGAGTGACCTAGCGACCGCGCGCATGCACGAAGCACTCGCTTCAACCGGACCGGCTTCGCGTCTGCACCCGGATGAAATGGTGCAACTTTCGCCCCTCATCGCTCATTACCTTGCCGTCAGTTTCCCCGATGCCCCCTAA